Within Acidobacteriota bacterium, the genomic segment AAACCGTCTTTATGACATCAAACAGAAACGGCCAACAGCATAAACATTCCGTCTGTTTCGTAATCTCAAAAAAGCTTTCACTGAAAGCTCAGTCCTTGTCTTTGCAAGCCATCAATTCCTTTAACGGCCATCCCGAGATACCCCGTCAACGTGCTGCGGCTGAATTGAAATGCGAACTCATCACTAACCTCACCGGTCAGCAACATACGCCAAAACGCCCGCGTCAGTTTGGGTACCGAGCCGCGCAACTCCGCAACGCGCAAACCGTTATCAGCGCACATGCCGCGCAACTCCGCCGGTTTGATGAAGCAGCGCAATTGATGCAAACGCGGCGGCGTATTTTTGACGAACCATTCGACGCCTTTGATGGCGACGAGCCAGGCAATCGGGTTGCGATTGAAGGTGGCGAAGAAAAACAATCCGCCCGGTTGCAACACGCGCGCGCATTCGGCAATCACACGGCGCGGATCATCTACGTGCTCGAGGAAATCCATCGCACAGACGGCTTGGAAAGAAGCGGCGGCATACGGCAAAGCATAAGCATCGCCCGTTTCATAATGCACGCGGCCCGTGACATCGTGCGCCCGCGCAACCATCAGGCTCTCGGCGGAAGCATCCAGGCCCGTCACAGCAACGCCGCGTTGGGCCAGGTAATTCGCCAAAAAGCCCGCCCCGCAACCGACGTCCAACACCTTCACCCTGTCCATTGGAAAAGCGCGGCCCAACTCAGCGGCAATCCACGGATTGCGCATACGCGATTCCGCGCGCAGCAACGCGACGGGATCGTCTTGCGCGCTATACCAGCGCTCGCCTAAGGCGTGATAGAGGTCGTTGTTGACTTGGCCTGCTGGGCCGGGCGTGAGGGCCATAATAAATTCCAGTACAGCAATTGAAAGAGGCCGAAGCCAAAGGTAAGCAATGTATTCCCCAACAGAAATGAACGTTCAAATCCTGTGTAGGTAAAAAAGGAAAGCGCTTGCCCATGCCAAACCGGCCAAAGCAACCCGGCACTGAGCAAAATCAGCGGGTGCAACATAAACATCAACGCGTGCACCCACTGCTCCGACGCCTTGCAAACCTGACAATGGATGGCTTCATCTTTGGTGACGAACAGGCAGGAAAAAAGGCTCAGACCCGTATAAGCGCAAACGGTTACCGTGGTCGGCACGACCAAAAATACCCAGCCAAAACAAAACAACACCGTCAGCGTATCCAACGGATGCCCGATGCGCTCCCAGCGCGGCAGCGAACGCTGGCGGTGAAAATAAAGCTCATCCACCGCCATGCAAAGCGACTGCAAAAGAAAGGGGAGGAACAGCCAGCGCGCAGAAATCGTAATTGGCATGTAAATCAACAGCAAACCTGAAAGCCTGGGTACGCACGCATCCTTGCGTGCGTACCCAGGCTAAAGCTTCCTGAACAACGCCCCGGCAATCGTCAATCCCGGCCCAAACGCCAGGCTCCCGACCAGCGTGCCGGGTTTGATTTCCGGCGTTTGCAACATCCGCCCCCAGACGTGCGGCAGTGTGGCCGATGACATATTGCCGTGCTCAAACAGCAAGGCCCGGCTGATGGCGACTTGATCTTCGCGCAAGCCCAGCAGCGTTTGCACGGAATCAATAATGCGCGGCCCACCCGGATGCACGGCAAAACAGGCGCGGTCACGCGCGGTTTCGTAACATTCGCCCGCCTGGACAAAAAGCCGTTGCAAGTAGCCGGGCAAGGCGGCGGCGATTTTTTCGGGCACTTCGCGCGCCAGCGTCATGCGAAAGCCCCATTCCGACGGCACCCAGGTCATATCGGCCAGCGTGTTCGGCACGACTTCTTCGCGCACGGCCAGGACTTCAAACCCGGCGGGCGGCGGCGCTTCCTGCAAAGTCAGCGCGTAACGGATGTGGCCGTCGGCAAACAGGCTTTGCACGACCAATTGTTCGGGCCGGTGATCGCGCGGATTGAAATGCAGCGTGCACAATTCGGTGTGCACAATCTCGGCGCGCCCGGTTTGCGGCAGATGCCCGTTGTCGCTTTGCGGATTGAGCAGCAGCCCGCGCGCCACCCGCAAAGCGGGCACGGCGGCATAACAACCCATGTGATAGACCTGAGTCGCACGCGTTTGCGTGTGCCATTCCTTGGCGTCGAGCAAGCGTTGGATGGCGCTCGGCGAGGCGTAGCCAGTACAGGTGACGTGCAACAGATCGGCAGGCGCGTCGGTTTCATCAGCAAAGAAATCACCGAGCGCGCGGTTGGCCATCTCAGCGAAATACTGATTGCGCGCATCCAGGCCGCGGCCTTCGGCGCTCTCGTGCAGGTTGAAAATCTGCATGCGCGACCAGTCCTGATGCAAAAAATCTTCGAGTTCCGAATAGCGCTTGCCAATGCTCGTGGGCGAACAGCCATAACGTCTGACCAGCCGCTCCATGCGTGTGAGCCATTCCTGTTCCATCGGGGAATGTCCATTGGCGCCATTGGCGGTAGCCTCGGCCCGCGCGTGGGCTGCTGCCAGCCAGCCAAACGCGTAATCCTGTGCGCGTTGGTAACGGGGCAGGATAACCTTGAAATCAGCGAGGTAAGTGCGATGGTTCATAGGAGTGCAGCGATCTTAGGTCCCGACCGTGAGGGAGTGCGGGCGGGTGAGGCCAACTCTCGCTTGCGTTCAGGAGTTATTATTTTGGGTAAAAAGATGCGCCAGGAGCGCGGACGTCTCGCCCGCATTCTGTTGAAACGCGTAGCTTCTTTATTCGAGCTTGGACAATCAACCGACACAGAAGTATGGAAGCTGCGTGGCTTCCATTCACTATGAAGACGGAACGTCCGAACTCCAAGCAACGAAGCGTTATGCCCGCTTGCGCAATTCGCTCCGCAAATTGCCGCGCGCGACCTCAATCACGATTTCGGCATTGGTCACGCGTTGAAAATTATCAAAGGCCGCTTGTTCGACCGCCGCCACCAGATTGGCGTGCAACCCGCGCGCGCCGGTGCCGCGTTTGAGGCTGCGTTCGATGATGAAATCCAGCGCGCCGTCCGTCACATTCAAGTGCAATCCTTCGAGTTGGAATTCGCGCACGAATTGCGGCAGCACGTTGTCGTGCAAAATCTGCTTGAGCGTCGCCGCCGACAAGGACTGGAACCGCACGATGCGCGCAAAGCGGCCCATCAGTTCGGGCAAAAACCCATAGCGTTGAAAACCTTCAATCTCTTCCAAGACCGGCGACCCGGCCTCGGCATTGTTAGCCTTGTCCTTAAAGCCAATGGATTTGCTGGTCGCCTTGAGCACATCATCCATCCCGGAAAACGTCCCGCAGGCGATAAACGGAATATCCAGTGTCGAGAGCGGCGCGCGTTGCCCATAAGCCGAAGCGCCGAAATCCATCGGCACCATGACGTCTTTGCCTTCCAGCATTTTCAGCAATTCGCGTTGCACGCCATAACCCGAGACATCTTTGGTCGTGCCTTCGCCGGCGAAGCGCGCATTGCTGGTGGACGAGGCCAGCTTGTCGAATTCGTCCAGGCAAATCACGCCGCACTGGGCCAGCAGCAAATCGCCTTCGGCGGCATAAACCAGCCGCGTCAGAATCGTATGCACGTCATCGCCGACATAACCGCTCTCGGTGAAACTGGTCACGTCCACGATCAGCGTGGGCAGATGGAAGAGTTGTTGAAAGAGCGATTCGATCAAAAAGGTCTTGCCGCTGCCGGTCGGCCCGACCAGCAAGGTGTTTTGCTTGGGCGGCAACAGGCGGCGCGTTTCGCCGTCCACATGCAAGCGTTTCAAACGGCGCACATGGCGATAGGCCAGCAACGAAAGCGCGCGGCGTGGTTCATCCTGCCCTTTGTAGCCCAACTGCTCCAGCCGCGCAAAAATGTCGGGTGGCGGAATCAGCGGCAAGGCTCGCACAAACTCGCGCAACCCGTCGCGCTCCTGCCGCGACGGCGCGCGCTCCGGTTCCAAAAAATCATCGTCATCGAAGGGAAAGTTCACAGCTACCTCCTAGACTTCAGACTTCAGACCTCAGAGTTTGGAACTCAGAGCTTGGAACTTAGGACTCAGACTGTGGACTTAGTATCTAACGGCTTGCCCATAACCTGGCGCCGAAAAGGTCTGAAGTCTGATGTCTGAAGTCGGGTGTCGGATGTTTAAGGGTGGCATATCATCTACTTTCGCACGCTGGCGCGCAAATCCTTTTCCGCGCCGTGTTGCGCATGGCAACTGACGCAACGCGCCTTGCCCGCCAGCAACGGCTGCGTCTCGGCCAGCCGCGCCAGCGCCGTGGCAAACGCCGGTTGCAGGCTGTGGCACTGCGCGCAAGCTTCGCGCACGTGCTGTTTCAAGGCCGCGTCTGCGGCGCCGCCCAAATGACAATCCGCACATTGCGTGCGGCCCTGTGCCCGGCCTTGGCCGTGCAGCAGGTGGAATTGCGCGCGCAAGTTGTACTCGACGGTGCGGCCCGGCAAGCCATGCTGTTGCCAGGCCGTTTGCGACACGCCATCCCACAACCACAACCCATTCTTAACCGGATAAGCAACGGCGGGCCCGTGCAATGTGTGCTGGCCGTTTTGAGTCTGCGCGAACGGCTCCGTTTGGTGGCAGTTGGTGCAAACCGTGTTGGAGACCAAGGCTGGTTTGAAATTCGTCCCGCGATGTTCGGCGTGGCAAGCGCGGCAGGTCAGCCCCAGGTTCAGATGCGTTTGCCCCAACGCCGTCTGAAAGGTCGGGGTCGTGTGACAAGCCGCGCACTGTTGCGCCGACGTGCCGGTCAGGGTGTGACAAGCGCTGCACGCACCGCTGGTCTGGTTGGCAATGGTGCTGGCCGCGGGCAGCGTCTTGGCCTGATGTGCCGCCGACAACAGCCCCGGCGAAGAGACCTGCGGGAAGGCCCACGCCGCCGCCACCACAAACAACATCAGCAACAAGGCCCCGCCCGCCAGCGCCTGCGCGCGCCTGCGCCGTAATTCGCTGCCGTCCTGTTCGACCGCAGGCCGCGCCTGAACAGCCTGCAATGGTTGACGCGGCATCCCGCCTGCCTCCGCGCTTTGCAGCCGTCGTTCCCAATATCTTTCCAAGACACGTTCATCCGCTGGGGTGCCCGCGAAAAGCGGCGGCTCGGGCGCTTCCGGCTCAGCCAAGTCCAGTGCAAATTCCACCGTGATTTGCAGCGTTGCCTCCTGCACGGCCAGACGCAGCCGGTAAGGCCCGATCCGCAGGATGTCGCCAGTGCTCAAGGGCGCTTGTTGCACGGCGGCATTGTTCAACAGCACGACGCCGTTCGGCGCTTCGACGAGGGCGGTGAGCCAGAACGCGCCGTCGTGCCACTTGATGCCCGCGTGCGCCGCCGCCACGCGCGGATGCGGCAACTGCACTTCGCTGGCGTGGGCGCGGCCCAGCAACAGGCTCTCGCTCACCAGCGCACTGGCGTCGGCATTTTGATCGGTACGAATGAGGCGAAACGTCTGCATAACAACTCAACGCCAACTGAAATAGACGACTTGCCAAAGATGCAAGAGCAAGAGCGCCAGCAGCAACACGGCGCTCAACACGTGCGGCCAAACCCAAGCGCGCAACAAGCGTTGTCCGGCGATCAACCGGTTGAGTTGCCGCAACTGCCCGGCGTCGGCGTCGGCGGCGGCCAACAAGGCCGTGCGGCGCGCCAGCAAATCTGCCAGCAGCCAGGGCTGCGCTTCGTGTTTGGTCAGCCAGCGCGGCACCAGCACATTCAGCAATTGCCCCAGCACGCCGGTCAAGCAAGTCAGGCTCAAAGCCAGCGCCAGCCCTTTGGTCAAGGGCGTCGGCTGGGCCGTCTGTCCAGCCAGCGCGCCATGCCAGACAAACAACAGCAGCGTGCCTAAGCCAACGTAACTATGCGCCAGCAGCCAATACCGCAACGGCCCCCAACGAGCCGTCCGCGCGCGTTTGCGGGCGGCGTACAAGCCCGTGGCACACAGCCCCAGCGTTCCCGGCAAGGCGCTGAACCAGGCCCACGCGCGCGTGCCGCCATACTCCCAACCCAACAGCGGCGGCGCAAAGGCCAGCAGGAACAGGAACAGAATGCCGGCGCTGCCCGCCAGATGAATTGCATTGACCACGGGCTGCGCGTGCCAGCGTTCAAGCAGTTGCAGCGTCTTGCCCTCGCGCTTGCGATACAACCGCGCCAGCCGCGCGCCTTTGATGTGGTGTAGCTCGGCAAATTCCTCATCCGGCACGACGCGCCGCAAGGCGCCCGTGGGACAATTCTCTTCGCACCCGTGCACGTGCGGTTTGCTGACGTCAGCGTTGCAGGCCGCGCCCACGCATAAATCGCATTTCACGGCCACCTGCGCGACCGGCAGCGCTGCGGCTTCCCCGTTCGTGGTCGCGGCGTCCGGCCCGGCGCGCGCCACCAGTGTGATGGCGTCAAACGGGCATAAGGCCGCGCAATCGCCGCAACCGATACAGGTTTGCGCATTGATGTCCACGCGGCCATCGGGCAGGACTTGGATCGCGTTGACGGGGCAACCGGTCAAACAATCCGGCTGGCGGCAATGCTGGCAAACCGACGGCACCAGCAACGGTTGCAACCGGGGCCGTAACGGCGGCGGCCAGGCGGCGGGCGGCGTCAACGTTAAGGGGCGCGTCAAACTGAAGCCTTTTAACGACAGCCGCGACTGCCCGTGCAAATCCTGGCAGGCCGCCGCGCAATTGCCGCAGCGAATGCAGGTGCGCGCATCAATCGCCAGCAAATTTGAGGTCGCGGCGACCCCGCTGCGGATCAAGCTGTTTTGCGCGGCGGCAATCGGCAGCGGCTGGCGCTGATAGGCCTGCGCCGCGTCGGGGGCCAGTTTTTTCAGGGCGGTGTTGAGGTCTTCGCTCAACGCCTCGGTTTCACGCAGCAGGGTCACCGAAATTTCCAGCACCTCGGCGCGCGTCAATAAGGTGGCGGTTTGCGGCCACGGCAACTCGCTGGCTACGCCCTCCAAACCCAGGCAATGCCCCGCGCCCAGATAATCTTCGTGCGCCAGCACGGCCCAATCCGTCGCGTCGCCCTCGTGCCTTTGCGCTTCGCTGGCCTTGCTCAACTTCAGCCAGCCGGTTTTCAGCACAAAGAGCCGCCGGATTGATTCGCCTTCTTGAAACAGCACGTGCCCCGGCTCATACACGCGATACTGCGAAATGGTGGAAAGCTTGTTCAGGGCTTCGGCATCGAGCCGCGTCGCCACACCCAGATCTTGCAAAAACAGGGCGCGGCTGTTGCGGCGATAGGTTTTATCGAGCACCGCCGCGAACTGCGGCAGCTTGCGCAAGAGCGGCAGGGCCTGACGCTGCACTTCCAACACGCTGACCGGCGCCTCCGGCGGCGCGCACACGGTCGAAGAGCGCGGCAGATTGGCCAGCACCGACATTTCGCCAAAGAGTGCACCCGGTTGTAATTCGCCGACCTTGGCATAGCCGCGTTTGACGAACACATCCGCCGCCCCTTCGACCACAAAATAAAAGCAGTCGCCGCCCCATTCGCCCTCACGCACGATCTCTTCGCCCGGCTCATAGGTCAGCAGGCGCAGATGTGGCGCAAGCGTGTGCCCGGCGTATGCGTGACCTTCCAACAGCGCCTGCAATTCGGCCTCGGGCAGCCCGTGCGCCGGCGTCTGGCCCGACAAATCGGCCAGCGCGGCAGTCTTTGCTATGGCAGCCAGCATGGCGGCGGGCGCGCGGTTTTCTTGCGGCATAGACTCCGGTTGTGTGGGGGTTAGTTTCGTGACTTGGGAGAAGCTCTCTTTCGGTGACGCCTTTTTACTGTATCGCGCGTGGCTTGCCAAGCAGGCGGGCTTTATTTTTCGGCCAAGCTACAGCCCTTGCCCTCTTAGATCGGTTTGCAACTGCGTATACGGGAACTGCACGCTGGGACAGTACCGCGCGCGTCAGCAAGCGGGGCCGGCACGCCAGTACCAATCCGCCAGACTTGACGCGCCGCTTGCTGACGCGCGCGGTACTGTCCCAAGACCTCAAACGATCTAGGTTGCGACTTGCACGCCGCGTCACTACAATGCGCCCGCAACTCCAACTTCCTTTACCAAGATTTGCTGAACAGGGTCACCCTTTATGAAATCAAACGCCAAACGTTTTTTTGTCGCGCTCTTTACGCTGAGTTTCGTCGCGCTCTTGTCGTGGCAACGCCACCCTGCCGCTGCGGCTTCAACGAATTCAGCCAAAACCGCCGTCGGCAAACGTCTGCAAGGCGCGCCGACCTTTAACAAAGAGGTCGTGCGCCTCTTTCAAAAGAACTGCCAAAGCTGCCACCACCCCGGCGACATCGCGCCGTTCTCGCTGATGAGTTACAAAGAGGCGCGCCCCTGGGCCGTCTCGATCCGCGAACAGGTCGTGCTGAAAAACATGCCGCCGTGGAAACCGCAGCCTGGTTGCGGCGATTTCAAAGACCAGCGCGCGCTGACGCCGGACGAGATCAACACCCTCGCCGCCTGGGTGGACGCGGGCGCGCCCGAAGGCAACGCGGCGGACTTGCCGAAGGCGCAGGAATTCCCCGACGGCTGGGCACTGGGCGCGCCTGATTTCATCGCCACACCCGCCGAGAGCTTCACGCCGCCGCAGGGCAAGGACACCTATCGCTGCTTCGTCGTGCCGACCGCGCAATTGCGCGGCGACCGCTGGTTGCAGGGCCTGGACGTGCGGCCCGGCAACAGCAAGATCGTGCATCACGTGATCGCCTATGCCGACCCGCTCGGCAAATCCATCGAGTTGGACGCGAAGGAAGCCGGCCCCGGCTACACCTGTTTTGGCGGGCCGGGCTTCGACATTTCGCTGGGCATCAATGAAATTCTGGCGGGCAATTCGCCGATGCTGGGCGGCTGGGCGCCCGGCTCGCGCGGCTATTTCGCGCCCGAAGGCAATGGCGTCAAATTGCCCAGCAATCCCAACGCGCGCGTCGTGCTGCAAGTGCACTACCATCCAACCGGCCAGCCCGAAACCGACCGCACCTCGGTGGGTTTTTACTTCGCGCAAAAGCCCGTCAGCAAGGCGATGCTGCCGTTGCCGCTGGTCAATCAAACCTTTGTCATCCCGGCGGGCGCAAAAGCCCAGCAGGTCACCGCGCGTTTCACCGCGACTGGTTTCGCAGGCAAGATTCTGGGCATCACGCCGCACATGCATTTGCTGGGCAAGCAAATCAAAGTCGAGATGACGCAACCCGGCCAGCCGACGCAGTGTCTGGTCAACATTCCCAACTGGAATTTCAACTGGCAGGGTTCATATCTTTACCAGAACGCGATTCCATTCGCGGCGAATACACGTGTGGATTTGAGTTGCGTCTTCGACAATTCGACCGACAATCCGTTCCAGCCCAACAACCCGCCCAAGGCCGTCAAATGGGGCGAAGAGACGACCGACGAAATGGCGCTGGCCTTTATCGCCTTCACGCTGGACGCGCTGACCTTGCCATCGTCGTCGCCGCAACTGACCGATGTGGCGGCTGACGACAAAGGCAATCTCGTCGTCAACGGCGCGGGTTTCCTGGCGGGCGCGGACATCGAAGTCAACGGCCAGCGCCTGTCGGACACCCAAGCCGACGCGAGCGGCAAAGTGTTTTCCGGCAATCAATGGAAGGTCTTCGCCGCGCCGGGCCAGAGCGTCAACGTCACCGTCATCAATCCTGACGGCGTGCGCACGGCCACGCGCAGCTTCACCCGCAACGCGACGGCGCGCACAGTGGCCGCAGTCTCGGCAGCTAGTTACGTCGCCGGCGCTGTCGCTCCTGAAAGCATCGTCGCGGCCTTTGGCGAATATCTTGCGAGCAACACGGCGGCGGCCACCAGCACGCCACTGCCCACCGAACTCGCAGGCACTTCGGTGCGTGTCAACGGCATCCTCGCGCCGCTCTTTTTTGTCTCGCGCCAACAACTCAACTTCCTGCTCCCGGCAGGCGTGAGTTCCGGCAACGCCATCATCGAAATCGTCACCAGCGACGGCCAGCTTTCGCGCAATACGCTGGCGATCAACGGCATCGCGCCGAGCCTGTTCACTGCCAACGCTTCGGGCACCGGCGTCCCCGTCGGCGTCGTCTCGCCGGACGGCATCAACTTTTATCCGATCAGCAATGCGGATGGTTCACCCATCGCGCTCAATGGCGGCGAATACCTCGTGCTCTTCGGCACGGGCTTCCGACGCGCGGCGACCGAGACTGTCGAGATCACCATCGGCGGGCGCAAAGTACCCGCGATTTATACTGGCGCACAGGGCGGCCTCGTCGGCGTGGATCAGCTCAACACCGAATTACCCAAGGACGTTTCGGGCCTGGTGGATTTGGTGCTGACGGTGAATGGGCGGCAGGCGAATGTGGTGAAGGTGCGGCTGAAATAATCGTTGCGCGACATTGCAATCACCAGCGTGGAAGGGGTTGGGCGTGGCGCTCAACCCCTTTTTGCTTGTACGCCGATTGGGTATGATGACCGCGTCTGGCCGGAGGAAAACGCGATGACTCCAAAAGTACAAATGATCCTGGCTGAATTGAAGCAGCGCCTGACCGCCATTTATGGCGATCGGCTGGTCAAATTGGTGTTATTCGGTTCGCAGGCGCGCGGTGATGCGACGGCGGAATCGGATATTGACACGCTGCTGGTATTGCGCGGGCCAGTAGATGCGGGCGAAGAGTTGGAACGCACCAGTGTGTGTGTGGCGGATTTATCGCTGGCAAACGATGTCGTGGTTTCGCGCACCTTCGCCACCGAGCAAAGCTTTCAACACGAGCGCAGCCCGTTGCTGTTGAACATCCGCCGCGAAGGAGTAAGCGTATGACTATGGCGGTGAGTGTCTTGGCAGGCGTGCCATAACACTGCCACCATTCATTGACGTGTATTTCAGCCCAGCCGGAAACTGAATGAACCCTCGGAACCAAATCAAAGAATTGACAGCCGCATATTGGCTCGGCTGTCTCACAGTTTTAATCCAGACGTATCTGGCAGCGCGATACGTGCCCTACAACGCTTTACCAGATGAAGCAAAGGATTCCTTAGCAGCTCGGTTATTGCGAGATGACGGGCAAGCCGCAGCGCTCATTGCTGCGGGTGTAGCCCTGCTGGCTTTGAGTTTGGCAAAGCGTGGAATCAAGTGGAAGGCAAGTTGGAAATTGCGCTGGCTTCTGCCCTGGATTGCTGCGAATGGTTGGGCGCTTGTTTTTTTGAAGACTGTTGAAACTTATGTGAACTCACAGAGCCTAACACTTACGCCGCTTTTGACTGCAATTCATCCAACATTAGATATCAACTTTGTTTGCGCCGTCGTGTTGCAAGGGCACGCAATAAGTACATTGTTGTTTCTTGGCCTGCAATATATCTGCCTGGTGTTGGTGAAAGCGTTTTACCAGCCTGTTGCTGAACCACTGGAACAAGCTGAAATTCTAAAGACGGGGCGCACATCAGAGCCGCTTGACCAATAACCCCACCTGCTCGTATTTCACGTTGGAACAAATCGTAGGGATTGGGCGTCTGCTCAATCCCTTTTTCTTTGCGCCAACGATTTGTGGCGAAACACCAGGTCAAGGATAATCGCTGCCGCCGCGTACCTTTTGAATTGAGGAGCACCAATGTCCGAGCAAACTGCACTCGCCCCCAATCTCGCTGATGCCGTCGAATTTGCCGAAAACCCTGAACCGCGCTGTCCATGCGTGTTGCTGGTGGATACCTCCGGCTCAATGCAGGGCGCGGCCATCGCCGCTTTGAACGATGGCCTGCGCGCCTTCAAAAACGATTTGATGAAAGACACGCTGGCTTCGCGCCGCGTCGAAGTCGCCATCGTCACCTTCAGCAGCGACGTGCAGATCGTGCAGGATTTCGTCACCGCCGATCAGTTTGAACCACCGACGTTGCACGCCGAAGGCGCGACGCTGATGGGCAGCGCGATTCATCAGGCGCTCGATTTGCTGGCCGCGCGCAAGGCGCAATACCGCGCGAGCGGCGTGGCCTATTACCGCCCCTGGGTTTTTCTGATCACCGATGGCGAACCGCAGGGCGAACCAGAAGACGTGATTTTGCAAGCCTCACAACGCATCCGCGATGACGAACAAAACAAGCGCGTGGCTTTCTTTGCCGTCGGCATCGAAGAAGCCAATCTGGAGCGCCTGCGCCAACTCACCGTGCGCACGCCGGTGCGGCTGATCGGCTTAAATTTCGTAGAGATGTTTGTCTGGCTCTCGCGCAGCACGCAGGCTGTCTCGCATTCGCGCGTGGATGAACAGGTCGCGCTGCCACCACCCGGCTGGGGGACGGTATGAAAGAAAACTGGCGCGTCATCGGCGCTTCGGTGCAAGGCGTCAGCCACATCAAGAGCGGGCAACCCTGTCAGGATGCGCACGCCTGGGCGGTGTTGCCGAATGGCACGCTCATCGCTGCTGTGGCGGATGGTGCGGGTTCGGCGGCGCTGGCCGAAGTCGGCGCGCAACTGGCGGCGCAAACGACGGTGAATTTCCTGCGGCAGCAACTCATCGAAACCGAATTGCCTGGCGACGACGCAGCCTGGCAGACGCTGTTGTTTGAAGCCTTGAAAGCCGCGCGGCACCGATTGGAAGATGAAGCGCAAACGCGCGGTTGTGCCTTGCGCGATTTGGCAACGACGTTGATCGCCGTCGTGGCGACCGCCGGACTGGCCGCCGCCGCGCACGTCGGCGATGGCGCGGCGGTGTTGCATACGGCGGACGAGTTGTTGCTGCTGGCCGCGCCTCAGATGAGCGAATACGTCAACGAGACGACCTTTCTGGTTTCCGCCGATTATTTGCAGGCCGCGCAATTCAGTTGCTGGCACGGATGCGCGCAGCAATTGGCGCTGTTCACCGACGGCTTGCAACGACTGGCCTTGCAAATGCCGCTGCAACGCCCACACGCGCCGTTCTTTGCGCCGCTGTTTCAGTTTGCGGCCAATGCGGGCGCAGAGGCCGAAGCGCAATTGGCCGCGTTCTTGCAATCGCCGCGCATTGCCGAACGGGCGGATGACGATTTGACACTGGTGTTGGCGGCGCGTAGCGCCTCCGGTACAGTACGGGGAGCGTGAGCGACCTGAGCCTCGGCGCTAAGACGGCTTGGCGCTTCCTGATTGTATTGCCTGCCGAGGCTCAGGTCGCTCACGCTCCCCGTACTGTATTTTCGCGCTGACGCGCGGATTGGCTGATCGAGATTGTACGATGTTCCTGCGGCGCGAAAGCACTCAAGCGATCCTCAACCTGGCCGATGGCGCGCTGCTCGGCACGGGCGGCGAGGCGCGTATTTACAGCGTGCCGCACGAGCCTGACCTGGTCGCCAAAATCTATCATCAACCCGACGAGCGTTATGTGCACAAGCTGGCCGCGATGCTCGCCCATCCGCCGCAAGACCCGGCCAAAGCTCAG encodes:
- the ubiG gene encoding 3-demethylubiquinone-9 3-O-methyltransferase — its product is MALTPGPAGQVNNDLYHALGERWYSAQDDPVALLRAESRMRNPWIAAELGRAFPMDRVKVLDVGCGAGFLANYLAQRGVAVTGLDASAESLMVARAHDVTGRVHYETGDAYALPYAAASFQAVCAMDFLEHVDDPRRVIAECARVLQPGGLFFFATFNRNPIAWLVAIKGVEWFVKNTPPRLHQLRCFIKPAELRGMCADNGLRVAELRGSVPKLTRAFWRMLLTGEVSDEFAFQFSRSTLTGYLGMAVKGIDGLQRQGLSFQ
- a CDS encoding naringenin-chalcone synthase, with product MNHRTYLADFKVILPRYQRAQDYAFGWLAAAHARAEATANGANGHSPMEQEWLTRMERLVRRYGCSPTSIGKRYSELEDFLHQDWSRMQIFNLHESAEGRGLDARNQYFAEMANRALGDFFADETDAPADLLHVTCTGYASPSAIQRLLDAKEWHTQTRATQVYHMGCYAAVPALRVARGLLLNPQSDNGHLPQTGRAEIVHTELCTLHFNPRDHRPEQLVVQSLFADGHIRYALTLQEAPPPAGFEVLAVREEVVPNTLADMTWVPSEWGFRMTLAREVPEKIAAALPGYLQRLFVQAGECYETARDRACFAVHPGGPRIIDSVQTLLGLREDQVAISRALLFEHGNMSSATLPHVWGRMLQTPEIKPGTLVGSLAFGPGLTIAGALFRKL
- a CDS encoding AAA family ATPase, which gives rise to MNFPFDDDDFLEPERAPSRQERDGLREFVRALPLIPPPDIFARLEQLGYKGQDEPRRALSLLAYRHVRRLKRLHVDGETRRLLPPKQNTLLVGPTGSGKTFLIESLFQQLFHLPTLIVDVTSFTESGYVGDDVHTILTRLVYAAEGDLLLAQCGVICLDEFDKLASSTSNARFAGEGTTKDVSGYGVQRELLKMLEGKDVMVPMDFGASAYGQRAPLSTLDIPFIACGTFSGMDDVLKATSKSIGFKDKANNAEAGSPVLEEIEGFQRYGFLPELMGRFARIVRFQSLSAATLKQILHDNVLPQFVREFQLEGLHLNVTDGALDFIIERSLKRGTGARGLHANLVAAVEQAAFDNFQRVTNAEIVIEVARGNLRSELRKRA
- a CDS encoding cytochrome c3 family protein, with the protein product MQTFRLIRTDQNADASALVSESLLLGRAHASEVQLPHPRVAAAHAGIKWHDGAFWLTALVEAPNGVVLLNNAAVQQAPLSTGDILRIGPYRLRLAVQEATLQITVEFALDLAEPEAPEPPLFAGTPADERVLERYWERRLQSAEAGGMPRQPLQAVQARPAVEQDGSELRRRRAQALAGGALLLMLFVVAAAWAFPQVSSPGLLSAAHQAKTLPAASTIANQTSGACSACHTLTGTSAQQCAACHTTPTFQTALGQTHLNLGLTCRACHAEHRGTNFKPALVSNTVCTNCHQTEPFAQTQNGQHTLHGPAVAYPVKNGLWLWDGVSQTAWQQHGLPGRTVEYNLRAQFHLLHGQGRAQGRTQCADCHLGGAADAALKQHVREACAQCHSLQPAFATALARLAETQPLLAGKARCVSCHAQHGAEKDLRASVRK
- a CDS encoding cyclic nucleotide-binding domain-containing protein is translated as MPQENRAPAAMLAAIAKTAALADLSGQTPAHGLPEAELQALLEGHAYAGHTLAPHLRLLTYEPGEEIVREGEWGGDCFYFVVEGAADVFVKRGYAKVGELQPGALFGEMSVLANLPRSSTVCAPPEAPVSVLEVQRQALPLLRKLPQFAAVLDKTYRRNSRALFLQDLGVATRLDAEALNKLSTISQYRVYEPGHVLFQEGESIRRLFVLKTGWLKLSKASEAQRHEGDATDWAVLAHEDYLGAGHCLGLEGVASELPWPQTATLLTRAEVLEISVTLLRETEALSEDLNTALKKLAPDAAQAYQRQPLPIAAAQNSLIRSGVAATSNLLAIDARTCIRCGNCAAACQDLHGQSRLSLKGFSLTRPLTLTPPAAWPPPLRPRLQPLLVPSVCQHCRQPDCLTGCPVNAIQVLPDGRVDINAQTCIGCGDCAALCPFDAITLVARAGPDAATTNGEAAALPVAQVAVKCDLCVGAACNADVSKPHVHGCEENCPTGALRRVVPDEEFAELHHIKGARLARLYRKREGKTLQLLERWHAQPVVNAIHLAGSAGILFLFLLAFAPPLLGWEYGGTRAWAWFSALPGTLGLCATGLYAARKRARTARWGPLRYWLLAHSYVGLGTLLLFVWHGALAGQTAQPTPLTKGLALALSLTCLTGVLGQLLNVLVPRWLTKHEAQPWLLADLLARRTALLAAADADAGQLRQLNRLIAGQRLLRAWVWPHVLSAVLLLALLLLHLWQVVYFSWR